One window of the Sphaerochaeta associata genome contains the following:
- a CDS encoding ATP-binding protein, with the protein MHQEYLVPAQDFSVAGVAASNLKRLLKQLNIPPLTIKRIIVAVFEAEVNVIAHSYGGRILCDFEEDEIHVQVIDTGPGIPDLELAMTEGWSTASDEVRELGYGAGMGLPNIAKSCDELSIYTKAGDHTRLSMLFRLKEKA; encoded by the coding sequence TCTCGGTGGCAGGGGTTGCTGCAAGCAATCTCAAACGGTTGCTCAAGCAGCTGAACATCCCACCCTTGACGATCAAGCGCATCATAGTCGCGGTCTTCGAGGCTGAAGTCAACGTCATAGCCCACTCCTACGGGGGGAGGATTCTCTGTGACTTCGAGGAGGACGAAATTCACGTGCAGGTCATCGACACAGGTCCCGGCATCCCCGACCTGGAACTGGCCATGACCGAAGGTTGGTCCACCGCCAGCGATGAAGTCCGCGAGCTGGGATATGGGGCCGGTATGGGACTGCCGAACATAGCAAAGAGCTGTGATGAACTCTCCATCTATACGAAAGCCGGCGATCATACACGCCTGAGCATGCTCTTCCGTCTCAAGGAGAAAGCATGA
- a CDS encoding NADH-dependent [FeFe] hydrogenase, group A6 has translation MSIVHVKINGIPVEVEEGTSVLNAAKQAGVKIPTLCYHEDLKPFGSCGLCIVKQEGSAKIIRACAAPVNEGLSVITHDHELFEARKTILELILSTHPSSCLTCIRNGECELQDLAAEFGIREQPFEVRLSDRDKDTSSASIVLEPEKCIKCGRCVQVCQDLQGVFALEFIGRGDETCMAPAAMLKLEDSPCVRCGQCAAHCPVGAIYEKDEIATFLSAAADPEKQVVVQIAPSIRVGLSESFGLPAGTVTTKKIYAALRRLGVKAVHDTNFGADLTIMEEGTELVTRLTKGGALPQLTSCCPAWVDYVQKYYPDLLDHVSSAKSPMQMVGAIEKTFYAEKMEIDPAKMYTVAIMPCTAKKYESERDENMYASGYKDVDLVLTTREFARLIKSQGIDFVSLAEEEADSPIGEYSGAGTIFGATGGVMEAAVRTAYHVVTGKELQNVEVDVVRGLAEIKKGTVDFDGTPVRVAVVHGLSHVKEVMDEIRAAKAEGKQAPYEFIEVMACRGGCIAGGGQPYGATDILRKERSKGLYADDKNSAVRCSHHNESIQKLYETFLEKPMSHKAHHLLHTTYQEIPVYKA, from the coding sequence TTGAGTATCGTACATGTGAAGATAAATGGCATCCCCGTTGAAGTTGAAGAGGGGACCAGTGTTTTGAATGCGGCCAAGCAGGCCGGGGTCAAGATCCCGACCCTCTGCTACCACGAGGACCTCAAGCCCTTCGGCTCCTGCGGTCTGTGCATCGTGAAGCAGGAAGGCAGCGCAAAAATCATTCGTGCTTGTGCAGCTCCTGTCAACGAAGGTCTGAGTGTCATCACCCACGACCACGAGTTGTTCGAAGCCCGCAAGACCATCCTGGAGCTGATTCTCTCAACCCACCCCTCCAGCTGCCTCACCTGCATCCGCAATGGTGAGTGTGAGCTGCAGGACCTTGCTGCAGAGTTCGGTATCCGCGAGCAGCCCTTTGAAGTCCGTCTCAGCGATCGCGATAAGGACACCTCATCGGCTTCCATCGTCCTGGAGCCTGAGAAGTGCATCAAGTGCGGACGCTGTGTACAGGTCTGTCAGGACTTGCAGGGTGTCTTCGCCCTTGAGTTCATCGGACGGGGGGATGAGACCTGTATGGCTCCCGCCGCCATGCTCAAGCTCGAAGACAGCCCCTGTGTACGCTGCGGCCAGTGTGCCGCTCACTGCCCAGTTGGAGCCATCTATGAGAAGGATGAGATTGCAACCTTCCTCTCTGCGGCCGCCGATCCCGAGAAGCAGGTTGTCGTACAGATCGCTCCCTCGATTCGTGTAGGCCTGTCCGAATCCTTCGGCCTTCCTGCAGGAACCGTAACCACCAAGAAGATCTATGCCGCGCTTCGCAGGCTTGGAGTCAAGGCTGTGCATGACACCAACTTCGGTGCCGACCTCACCATCATGGAAGAGGGAACCGAGCTGGTGACCCGTCTGACCAAGGGCGGTGCCCTTCCTCAGCTGACCAGCTGCTGTCCTGCCTGGGTTGACTATGTACAGAAGTACTATCCCGACCTGCTCGACCATGTATCCAGTGCCAAGAGCCCGATGCAGATGGTGGGAGCCATCGAGAAGACCTTCTATGCCGAGAAGATGGAAATCGATCCGGCCAAGATGTACACCGTAGCCATCATGCCCTGTACCGCCAAGAAGTATGAGTCCGAACGTGATGAGAACATGTATGCCAGCGGTTACAAGGATGTGGATCTGGTGCTGACCACCCGTGAATTCGCCCGCTTGATCAAGAGCCAGGGAATCGATTTTGTCTCTCTGGCCGAGGAAGAGGCTGACAGCCCGATCGGCGAGTACAGCGGTGCAGGTACCATTTTCGGCGCCACCGGCGGTGTCATGGAAGCTGCGGTTCGTACCGCCTACCATGTTGTTACCGGAAAGGAACTGCAGAATGTTGAAGTCGATGTTGTCCGTGGTCTCGCTGAGATCAAGAAGGGAACCGTCGACTTTGATGGAACACCTGTTCGTGTTGCTGTCGTTCATGGCCTGTCCCATGTCAAGGAAGTGATGGATGAGATCCGCGCCGCCAAGGCTGAGGGCAAGCAGGCTCCCTACGAGTTCATCGAGGTAATGGCCTGCCGCGGCGGTTGTATCGCCGGCGGCGGACAGCCCTACGGTGCAACTGACATTCTTCGCAAGGAACGCTCTAAAGGCCTCTATGCCGACGACAAGAACAGTGCAGTGAGATGCTCTCACCACAATGAGTCGATCCAGAAGCTGTATGAAACCTTCCTTGAGAAGCCGATGAGCCACAAGGCCCATCACCTCTTACATACCACCTATCAGGAGATTCCTGTTTACAAGGCCTGA
- a CDS encoding [Fe-Fe] hydrogenase large subunit C-terminal domain-containing protein: MSTQIFHHALYIVEPACKGCTHCMKRCPTQAIRIAKGKARIDNDLCIECGQCMAVCPNNAIAIEQDSLSQLQAYTTRVAIIPAVFFAQFDDSVTLGHITGALYALGFTHLYLAETGVDILTVLEAEDQGAGRPLISNFCPSVQRLIQVRFPLLVDNLSTLRSPAQVTAMFARSELPGLSDGLGIFYFSPCAAKIAQFKTEGSEEHRLFDGIINFDTAYNLVCTHLAKHKGEMQEGKSSFSFPVCTRKALRWSLVKGQSSHHSGRCLAVDEMHNVIEFLEILEDEQDTNLQFLELDACAEGCVGGILTVRNRFLATERLRHWSSTVPKQLDQDLCERILKQKKAFEKNLNLEPVLPLQVLGLDTDHAKALQKLRKAERILAALPLIDCGLCGSPSCKALAEDIAKSKASIRQCAVLKLKSAKDLNSLARIWGERSTAADGLQDDQA, from the coding sequence ATGAGCACACAGATTTTCCATCATGCCCTCTACATCGTCGAGCCTGCCTGCAAGGGGTGTACGCACTGCATGAAACGCTGTCCCACCCAGGCCATCCGTATAGCCAAAGGGAAAGCCCGTATAGACAACGATTTGTGCATCGAATGCGGCCAGTGCATGGCCGTCTGTCCGAACAATGCCATCGCCATCGAGCAGGATTCATTGTCCCAGCTTCAAGCCTATACCACCCGCGTGGCCATTATCCCGGCAGTTTTTTTCGCCCAGTTCGATGACTCGGTGACACTTGGACACATCACCGGTGCATTATATGCGCTTGGATTCACCCACCTCTATCTTGCCGAGACCGGTGTGGATATACTCACAGTCCTTGAGGCGGAGGACCAGGGTGCAGGACGCCCCTTGATCAGCAATTTCTGTCCATCGGTCCAACGCCTGATCCAAGTACGCTTTCCTCTCTTGGTGGACAACCTGAGCACTCTTCGCTCTCCCGCCCAAGTTACGGCCATGTTCGCCCGTAGTGAACTGCCGGGTTTGTCCGATGGCTTGGGAATCTTCTACTTCAGCCCCTGTGCTGCTAAAATCGCCCAATTCAAGACCGAAGGATCGGAGGAGCACCGACTCTTCGACGGCATCATCAACTTCGATACCGCCTACAATCTGGTCTGCACCCACCTTGCAAAGCATAAAGGAGAGATGCAAGAGGGAAAAAGCTCGTTCAGTTTCCCTGTCTGCACCCGCAAAGCCTTGCGGTGGAGTCTGGTCAAGGGACAGAGCTCGCATCACAGTGGACGTTGCCTGGCCGTCGATGAGATGCATAATGTCATAGAGTTTTTGGAGATTCTGGAAGACGAGCAGGATACAAACCTGCAGTTTCTGGAACTCGACGCCTGTGCAGAGGGGTGCGTCGGGGGAATCCTTACCGTCCGCAACCGTTTCCTTGCCACCGAACGGCTCAGACACTGGTCAAGCACGGTCCCCAAGCAGCTGGACCAGGACTTGTGTGAACGCATCCTCAAGCAGAAAAAGGCTTTCGAGAAAAACCTCAATCTGGAACCTGTGCTCCCCCTGCAGGTGCTGGGACTCGATACCGACCATGCAAAGGCCCTGCAGAAACTCCGCAAAGCCGAGCGCATTCTCGCCGCACTTCCGCTCATCGACTGCGGACTGTGCGGCAGCCCCTCCTGCAAGGCCTTGGCGGAGGACATTGCAAAAAGCAAGGCAAGCATCCGTCAATGCGCCGTACTCAAGCTCAAATCGGCCAAGGATCTCAACTCCCTGGCCCGTATTTGGGGTGAGCGGTCTACAGCGGCAGACGGACTGCAGGACGATCAAGCATAG
- the pepT gene encoding peptidase T, protein MSNTLRNEILSRFLRYAAIDTMSDDQAVAVKHPSTDGQWDLLNLLVDELKSLGINDIQVDANGVVIARLPSNIEHTVPTVAFMAHVDTADDVMGNNVKPRVIEAYDGKDIVLNEQFTLIAGENPELSKYVGETIVVTDGNTLLGSDDKAGIAEIMSAAAFLVAHPEVKHGVVEFIFTSDEETGAGMNTFPYDKISCDYCYTIDGGKRYEIESECFNAATVKVHFSGVSYHLGMARGRLVNALTMASFFINALPQAESPEATDGRYGYYCAQNISGTSTEVDLTIYLRDFDLDILNRRIEALKSLAVATEALYPNGKVSVDAKHIYYNMALVAAAKPFAMENLYEAGRQLGMELQSALIRGGTDGARMANERNIPCPNIFTGGHNLHSRFEWAALPAMEDACRLIIKIVEVGASK, encoded by the coding sequence ATGTCCAATACCCTTCGAAATGAAATCCTGTCACGGTTTCTCCGCTATGCAGCCATTGATACCATGAGCGACGACCAGGCTGTGGCCGTCAAACACCCCTCCACCGACGGTCAGTGGGATTTGTTGAATCTGCTCGTCGACGAACTGAAGTCCCTCGGCATCAACGACATTCAGGTCGATGCAAACGGGGTGGTCATTGCAAGACTTCCTTCCAATATCGAGCACACGGTACCCACCGTAGCCTTCATGGCTCATGTCGACACCGCCGATGATGTAATGGGAAACAATGTGAAACCGAGAGTCATCGAGGCGTACGACGGCAAGGATATCGTGCTCAATGAGCAATTTACACTCATCGCAGGGGAGAATCCCGAGCTTTCCAAGTATGTGGGGGAGACGATTGTCGTCACCGACGGCAATACCCTGTTGGGCAGTGATGACAAAGCCGGCATCGCCGAAATCATGAGTGCGGCTGCCTTCCTGGTCGCCCATCCCGAGGTCAAACACGGAGTTGTTGAGTTTATTTTCACCAGCGACGAGGAGACGGGAGCAGGCATGAATACCTTCCCCTATGATAAGATCAGCTGCGATTACTGCTACACGATCGACGGTGGAAAACGCTATGAGATCGAGAGCGAATGCTTCAATGCTGCGACGGTGAAGGTTCATTTCAGCGGTGTCAGTTATCACTTGGGCATGGCACGCGGAAGGCTTGTCAACGCATTGACCATGGCCTCATTCTTCATCAATGCACTTCCCCAGGCCGAGAGTCCGGAGGCAACCGACGGTCGCTACGGCTACTATTGCGCCCAGAACATCAGCGGAACCAGCACCGAAGTGGACCTTACCATCTATCTCAGGGATTTCGATCTGGACATCCTCAATCGCAGAATCGAGGCTCTGAAGAGTCTTGCCGTCGCCACAGAGGCGCTCTATCCGAACGGGAAGGTGAGCGTCGATGCCAAGCACATCTACTACAACATGGCCTTGGTTGCTGCTGCCAAACCATTTGCCATGGAGAACCTGTATGAAGCAGGCCGTCAGCTTGGCATGGAACTTCAGAGTGCGCTGATTCGCGGTGGTACGGACGGGGCCCGCATGGCGAATGAACGCAACATCCCCTGTCCGAACATATTCACCGGCGGACACAACCTGCACTCCCGTTTTGAATGGGCTGCCCTTCCGGCCATGGAGGATGCCTGCCGCCTGATCATCAAGATTGTCGAGGTTGGTGCTTCGAAATGA
- a CDS encoding insulinase family protein, with the protein MSERQWALGDELSGFQLVEISTLPEYKGVGYLFRHIETNMEVFQVVNEDSELFFSYVFKTLPSNDCGIAHILEHCVLAGSERYPVRDPFMALLKGSTNTFMNAMTYPDKTLYPAASPLKKDFDNLFSVYTDAVFAPLLREETFWQEGVRLVTDGETCRFEGVVYNEMLGDGSDHDSIVGKSSVRSLFPDTPYAFESGGNPEQIIRLDYQQFLSFYSQFYHPSNCKLFIYGNLPIGEKLAYLDQEYLKTRGSLHVHSTCKLAQRWKQERSVTFTSPMEEGQTKESSSVVLSWATSEVTDSLEVITLSTLVDILLGNPAAPLYKALLDSELGMDISSESGMSADFRQMPFLVGFKGIEADKAEQARNCILDALCAIVKEGLDSDLVASSLKRARFKQLEIPGGIPNGLRALNRSLRGWLFDLGPSATIHSAPLLEQLERKLEANPRYFEDWIQVNLIDNPHRCLVTVKGDADHQKRQSEGIARYANQIKDELGKKGLKQLALQNERFARFEQEGDTPQALATVPYLHLSDLPSTIKPNTHEHVQLAGQDLFIRSQFCNQIVYADIGLNIEDFSERELLLLPFYTRLVQMTGMGELSYVQVATKLKHLTGDFNLFVEMGSACNDKDVLILLCRTKMLCEDFEEAMQFIQRLLFEAKVDDIKQIKQVLNNYKTDFADSITYSAHSYASLCAASVFSPIQYEGEQLSGLHQWFFLDSLTEDDLPSLAVEMRALQQKLNNRKRLINHLGCDEEIVETLVPVWERFVSGFEDNGPIIAKNRSYGEVSRGEVHEVQLYRLPSTVSYAAYALRTSPRGSNEQAAQVLLGQILTGNDLWEVIRGQGGAYGVSANADVMEQMFVFSTYRDPRIIGSLSDFKRVLAKYATQSIEAKHIENALISTVGSELRPLSPSQDSILAFRRLLYGISDEFRHMRREQLLGMDSEQLNKGAQALLDLAKTEDSYVVLAGSQLLEAEKVKHPMLDRPAVRLPL; encoded by the coding sequence ATGAGCGAACGGCAATGGGCCCTTGGTGATGAGCTATCCGGTTTTCAGTTGGTTGAGATTTCCACCCTACCGGAGTACAAGGGTGTCGGGTACCTTTTTCGACATATTGAAACCAATATGGAAGTGTTTCAGGTGGTCAATGAGGACAGCGAGCTCTTCTTCAGCTATGTATTCAAGACGCTGCCGAGCAACGACTGCGGCATTGCTCATATCCTGGAGCACTGCGTGCTTGCAGGCTCTGAGCGTTATCCGGTGCGCGACCCGTTCATGGCGTTGCTCAAGGGCAGCACCAATACCTTCATGAACGCTATGACCTACCCGGATAAGACCCTGTATCCAGCGGCCAGTCCGCTGAAGAAGGACTTTGACAACCTCTTTTCTGTCTATACCGATGCCGTATTCGCTCCGCTTTTGCGTGAGGAGACCTTCTGGCAGGAGGGTGTGCGTCTGGTCACCGACGGGGAGACCTGCCGCTTTGAAGGGGTGGTCTACAACGAGATGCTCGGCGATGGGTCGGACCACGACTCGATAGTCGGTAAGAGCAGTGTCCGTTCACTCTTTCCCGACACTCCCTATGCGTTCGAGTCGGGAGGGAATCCCGAGCAGATCATTCGCCTCGACTACCAGCAGTTTCTCTCCTTCTACAGCCAGTTCTACCATCCATCCAATTGCAAACTCTTTATATATGGCAATCTGCCGATCGGAGAGAAGCTTGCATATCTGGACCAGGAATACCTGAAGACCCGCGGGTCGCTGCATGTACACAGCACCTGCAAGCTCGCCCAGCGCTGGAAGCAGGAGCGCAGCGTCACCTTCACCAGCCCGATGGAAGAGGGGCAGACCAAGGAGAGCTCCTCGGTTGTTCTTTCCTGGGCTACCAGCGAGGTGACCGATTCCTTGGAGGTGATCACCCTTTCGACGCTGGTGGACATCCTGCTCGGCAATCCCGCCGCTCCCTTGTACAAGGCATTGCTTGACAGTGAGCTCGGTATGGACATCTCATCTGAAAGCGGCATGAGCGCCGACTTTCGTCAGATGCCGTTTCTTGTAGGCTTCAAGGGAATTGAGGCCGATAAGGCTGAGCAAGCACGGAATTGCATTTTGGACGCACTCTGTGCCATCGTTAAGGAAGGGTTGGACAGCGATTTGGTCGCCTCCAGTCTCAAGCGTGCGCGCTTCAAGCAGCTTGAGATTCCCGGGGGCATCCCCAATGGGCTGAGGGCGTTGAATCGAAGCCTGCGCGGCTGGCTCTTCGACCTCGGGCCGAGCGCCACCATCCATTCAGCACCCCTGCTTGAGCAGCTCGAACGGAAATTGGAAGCGAATCCACGGTATTTCGAGGATTGGATCCAGGTCAATCTCATCGACAACCCTCATAGGTGCCTGGTCACCGTCAAAGGGGATGCCGACCATCAGAAGCGACAAAGCGAGGGGATTGCTCGATATGCCAATCAAATCAAGGATGAATTGGGAAAGAAGGGGCTGAAGCAGCTGGCCTTGCAGAACGAGCGGTTTGCACGCTTTGAGCAGGAAGGCGATACCCCCCAGGCTCTGGCAACCGTCCCGTATCTTCATCTGAGCGACCTTCCCAGCACCATCAAGCCGAATACGCACGAGCATGTACAGCTTGCCGGTCAGGACCTCTTCATCAGGTCACAATTCTGCAATCAGATAGTCTATGCCGATATCGGCTTGAACATCGAGGATTTTTCCGAGCGGGAGCTGCTGTTGCTGCCGTTCTATACCCGTTTGGTGCAGATGACCGGAATGGGAGAGCTCTCTTACGTCCAGGTTGCCACCAAGCTCAAGCATCTGACCGGGGACTTCAATCTCTTTGTAGAGATGGGATCGGCGTGCAATGACAAGGATGTCTTGATTCTCCTCTGCAGGACAAAGATGCTTTGTGAGGATTTCGAGGAAGCGATGCAGTTCATTCAGCGGCTGCTGTTTGAGGCCAAGGTCGATGACATCAAGCAGATCAAGCAGGTATTGAACAACTATAAGACCGATTTCGCCGACAGTATAACCTACAGCGCCCACAGTTACGCTTCCTTATGTGCAGCCAGTGTCTTCAGTCCGATTCAATACGAGGGAGAACAGCTTTCGGGTCTGCATCAATGGTTCTTCCTTGATTCGTTGACCGAGGACGATCTTCCCTCTTTGGCGGTCGAGATGCGGGCCTTGCAGCAGAAGCTGAATAATCGAAAGCGATTGATCAACCACCTTGGCTGTGACGAGGAGATTGTTGAGACCTTGGTTCCTGTTTGGGAACGTTTTGTCTCGGGTTTTGAGGATAATGGCCCGATTATTGCAAAAAATCGGAGCTATGGAGAAGTCAGCAGAGGCGAAGTGCATGAGGTGCAGCTCTATCGCCTGCCTTCCACTGTCAGTTATGCAGCATATGCCCTGCGAACCAGTCCCCGAGGCAGCAACGAACAAGCCGCTCAGGTCCTGCTCGGTCAGATTCTCACAGGCAACGACCTGTGGGAGGTTATCCGCGGCCAAGGCGGAGCGTACGGAGTGTCGGCGAATGCCGATGTGATGGAACAGATGTTTGTGTTCTCCACGTATCGCGATCCCAGGATCATCGGCTCGCTCAGTGATTTCAAGCGGGTTCTTGCCAAGTATGCTACACAGAGTATCGAAGCAAAGCATATTGAGAATGCATTGATATCGACCGTCGGATCGGAACTGAGACCGCTCTCACCCAGTCAGGACTCCATTCTTGCGTTCCGTCGGTTGCTCTATGGCATCAGCGACGAGTTCAGGCATATGAGAAGGGAGCAGCTGCTGGGTATGGATAGCGAGCAACTGAACAAAGGGGCCCAGGCGTTGTTGGACTTGGCAAAGACCGAGGATTCCTATGTGGTGCTGGCCGGTTCGCAATTGCTCGAAGCAGAGAAGGTGAAGCATCCTATGCTTGATCGTCCTGCAGTCCGTCTGCCGCTGTAG
- the nfo gene encoding deoxyribonuclease IV — translation MHTIGPHTSIAGGLENALVRAHELGANALGMFTKNQRQWKAKPLASEEIALFVQTCTKLGFTADQVLVHDSYLINLANPDSQKRQQSLEAFIDELKRVELLGLKLLNFHPGSHLNQIDAKQALRLVAESLDIALAQTDRAIAVIENTAGQGSNLGSNFEELAYLYEQCTYKDRVGFCIDTCHAHAAGYDLGSIEGFEQAIQRFDNLIGLDKLRGMHLNDAKAPSASRLDRHESLGKGTIGWPTFEHISSDPRFEGIPLVLETIDTQLWNYEVARLRRGTV, via the coding sequence ATGCATACCATTGGACCCCACACCAGTATAGCAGGAGGGTTGGAAAACGCCCTTGTCAGGGCGCATGAGCTTGGCGCCAATGCACTGGGCATGTTCACCAAGAACCAACGGCAGTGGAAGGCCAAGCCGCTTGCCAGCGAAGAAATCGCTCTGTTTGTACAAACCTGCACGAAGCTGGGCTTCACGGCCGACCAGGTTCTGGTGCACGACAGCTACCTTATCAATTTGGCCAATCCTGATTCCCAAAAGCGCCAGCAGAGCCTGGAGGCCTTCATTGATGAGTTGAAGCGGGTGGAACTGCTTGGACTGAAGCTGTTGAACTTCCATCCAGGCTCCCACCTCAACCAGATTGATGCAAAGCAGGCCTTGCGCCTGGTCGCCGAGAGTCTGGACATCGCCCTCGCCCAAACCGACCGGGCCATTGCCGTCATCGAGAATACGGCGGGCCAAGGCTCAAACCTGGGCTCGAATTTCGAAGAGCTTGCCTATCTCTATGAACAATGCACCTACAAGGACCGCGTTGGGTTTTGCATAGATACCTGCCACGCACATGCCGCCGGGTACGACCTTGGCAGCATCGAGGGCTTTGAGCAGGCCATCCAGCGGTTTGACAACCTGATCGGCCTGGATAAGCTCAGGGGCATGCATCTCAACGATGCAAAGGCACCCAGTGCAAGTCGACTCGACCGTCATGAAAGCCTTGGGAAAGGCACCATAGGATGGCCGACCTTCGAACACATCTCCTCCGATCCACGATTCGAGGGTATTCCTTTGGTTCTGGAGACCATCGACACACAATTATGGAACTATGAAGTAGCACGCCTGCGTCGGGGAACCGTATGA
- a CDS encoding glycerophosphodiester phosphodiesterase has protein sequence MKQNVFDKPVLFGHRGSSFDHPENTLDSFAACLDLQIDGIELDVQRCRSGEVVVIHDFDLKRVAGLDRRVDDLDYEELKKIDVGNGQRVPLFEEVLQLCQNKVLYDIELKAEAVKNLGLEREVFDLLAKTGLQKQALVSSFNPVSLLRFKRICRNRIPTALIYSDSPSVPSILRHGQGRHLVRPTYLKPPKEQFERARTWNYQLCTWTVDDPKEAEVLLGQGAMALISNNPKALRQLFSA, from the coding sequence ATGAAACAGAACGTCTTTGACAAACCCGTCCTCTTCGGCCACAGGGGCTCCTCGTTCGATCATCCGGAAAACACATTGGACAGCTTCGCTGCCTGTCTGGATCTGCAAATCGACGGCATCGAGCTCGATGTACAACGGTGCAGGAGCGGAGAGGTGGTGGTCATCCACGACTTCGACCTCAAGCGTGTAGCAGGTTTGGACAGGCGCGTCGATGACCTGGACTATGAAGAACTCAAGAAGATCGATGTCGGCAATGGACAGAGGGTCCCTCTCTTTGAGGAGGTGCTTCAGCTCTGTCAGAATAAGGTGTTGTACGACATCGAGCTGAAAGCCGAGGCAGTCAAGAACCTCGGCTTGGAGCGGGAAGTCTTTGACCTGCTTGCAAAGACCGGGCTGCAGAAACAGGCCTTGGTGAGCTCCTTCAACCCCGTAAGCCTGCTGCGGTTCAAGCGTATCTGCAGAAACCGCATCCCTACCGCCCTCATCTACAGCGACTCACCTTCCGTTCCGAGCATATTGCGCCATGGTCAGGGAAGACATTTGGTGCGACCAACCTATCTCAAGCCGCCGAAGGAGCAGTTTGAACGGGCACGGACGTGGAACTACCAACTTTGCACCTGGACTGTTGATGATCCCAAGGAAGCCGAAGTTCTGCTGGGCCAAGGCGCCATGGCCCTTATCAGCAACAATCCCAAAGCATTGCGTCAGTTGTTCAGCGCATGA